In one window of Streptomyces roseofulvus DNA:
- a CDS encoding SRPBCC family protein, with translation MSRIEESIDIARPPEDVFAYLMDPGHMPEWQESAVAARRLDGGDLRVGSRFRVRRRFGRREMPMTMEVTELTPPRSWHFHGVDGPVRGDVQGTLEPLGDGSRSRLTLSLDFEGHGVGKALVPLVVRPRVRKEMPRNEAHLKELMESGSAR, from the coding sequence ATGTCTCGCATCGAAGAATCCATCGACATAGCCCGTCCGCCCGAGGACGTCTTCGCCTACCTCATGGACCCCGGGCACATGCCCGAATGGCAGGAGAGCGCCGTCGCCGCGCGCCGGCTCGACGGCGGAGACCTGCGGGTCGGCTCGCGCTTCCGGGTGCGGCGGCGGTTCGGACGGCGCGAGATGCCGATGACCATGGAGGTCACCGAGCTCACGCCGCCGCGCAGCTGGCACTTCCACGGCGTCGACGGGCCCGTGCGCGGCGACGTCCAGGGCACCCTCGAACCGCTCGGCGACGGCAGCCGCTCCCGCCTCACGCTGTCGCTCGACTTCGAGGGCCACGGCGTCGGCAAGGCCCTGGTGCCGCTCGTCGTCCGCCCGCGCGTCCGGAAGGAGATGCCGCGGAACGAGGCGCACCTGAAGGAACTCATGGAGTCCGGGTCCGCCCGCTAG
- a CDS encoding HAD-IC family P-type ATPase: MTQRAKIDTGGGTTGDTPGTPGTPAETEPPVVHRPAGLTAAEVAERVARGEVNDVPVRSSRSTADIVRANVLTRFNAIIGVLWVIMLIVAPIQDSLFGFVIVANTGIGIIQELRAKKTLDGLAVIGEAKPTVRRDGRAAGISTSEIVLGDLIELGPGDKVVVDGVVAEADSMEIDESLLTGEADPVVKRPGDPVMSGSFVVAGGGAFTATKVGREAYAAQLAEEASRFTLVHSELRSGISTILKYVTWMMVPTAIGLIISQLVVKDTDLKNSIARTVGGIVPMIPEGLVLLTSVAFAIGVIRLGRKQCLVQELPAIEGLARVDVVCLDKTGTLTEGGMDVTEVRLLNGSDEGYVRKVLGALGESDPRPNASLQAIVDAYPETEEWRCTESLPFSSARKYSGAAFSEGDGEDSTWLLGAPDVLLPAGDPALAEVDRLNEEGLRVLLLARTVHELDSPDVAEDALATALVVLEQRLRPDAGDTLAYFADQNVAAKVISGDNAVSVGAVAGKLGLPGADHTVDARTLPADREEMAQVLDENAVFGRVTPQQKRDMVAALQSHGHTVAMTGDGVNDVLALKDADIGVSMGSGSEATRAVAQIVLLNNSFATLPSVVAEGRRVIGNITRVATLFLTKTVYSVLLALLVVVSQIEYPFLPRHLTLLSTLTIGVPAFFLALAPNKERAKPHFVRRVMRYAIPGGVVAAAATFTTYLLARHHYTGADALGAETSAATLTLFLVSMWVLAIIARPYTLWRLVLVAAMGGAFLLVLVVPWLQDFFALKLVGTTMPWTAVAVAAAGAAVLEVAWRWVDRRFPA; this comes from the coding sequence ATGACTCAGCGGGCGAAGATCGACACGGGCGGCGGCACCACCGGCGACACCCCGGGCACCCCGGGCACCCCGGCGGAGACCGAACCGCCCGTCGTCCACCGGCCCGCCGGACTCACCGCCGCCGAGGTCGCCGAACGGGTCGCCCGGGGCGAGGTCAACGACGTCCCCGTCCGCAGCTCGCGCTCCACCGCCGACATCGTCCGGGCCAACGTCCTCACCCGCTTCAACGCCATCATCGGCGTCCTCTGGGTGATCATGCTGATCGTCGCCCCGATCCAGGACAGCCTCTTCGGCTTCGTGATCGTCGCCAACACCGGTATCGGCATCATCCAGGAACTCCGCGCCAAGAAGACCCTCGACGGCCTCGCCGTCATCGGCGAGGCCAAACCCACCGTCCGCCGCGACGGCCGCGCCGCCGGCATCTCCACCTCCGAGATCGTCCTCGGCGACCTCATCGAACTCGGCCCCGGCGACAAGGTCGTCGTCGACGGCGTCGTCGCCGAGGCCGACAGCATGGAGATCGACGAGTCCCTCCTCACCGGCGAGGCCGACCCCGTCGTCAAACGCCCCGGCGACCCCGTCATGTCCGGCTCCTTCGTCGTCGCCGGCGGCGGCGCCTTCACCGCCACCAAGGTCGGCCGGGAGGCGTACGCGGCACAGCTCGCCGAGGAGGCGTCCCGCTTCACCCTCGTCCACTCCGAGCTGCGCTCCGGCATCTCCACGATCCTCAAGTACGTGACGTGGATGATGGTCCCGACCGCGATCGGCCTGATCATCAGCCAGCTCGTCGTCAAGGACACCGACCTCAAGAACTCCATCGCCCGGACCGTCGGCGGCATCGTGCCGATGATCCCCGAGGGACTCGTCCTGCTCACCTCGGTCGCCTTCGCGATCGGGGTGATCCGGCTCGGCCGGAAACAGTGCCTGGTGCAGGAGCTGCCGGCCATCGAGGGCCTCGCCCGGGTCGACGTCGTCTGCCTCGACAAGACCGGCACCCTCACCGAGGGCGGCATGGACGTCACCGAGGTCCGCCTCCTGAACGGCTCCGACGAGGGATACGTCCGCAAGGTGCTCGGCGCCCTCGGCGAGTCCGACCCGCGCCCCAACGCCTCCCTCCAGGCCATCGTCGACGCCTACCCGGAGACCGAGGAGTGGCGCTGCACCGAGTCGCTGCCCTTCTCCTCCGCCCGCAAGTACAGCGGCGCCGCGTTCAGCGAGGGCGACGGCGAGGACTCCACCTGGCTGCTCGGCGCCCCCGACGTCCTCCTCCCGGCCGGCGACCCGGCCCTCGCCGAGGTCGACCGGCTGAACGAGGAGGGCCTGCGGGTCCTCCTGCTCGCCCGTACCGTCCACGAGCTCGACTCCCCCGACGTCGCCGAGGACGCCCTGGCCACCGCCCTCGTCGTCCTCGAACAGCGGCTGCGGCCCGACGCCGGCGACACCCTCGCCTACTTCGCCGACCAGAACGTGGCCGCCAAGGTCATCTCCGGCGACAACGCCGTCTCCGTCGGCGCGGTCGCCGGCAAACTCGGCCTGCCCGGCGCCGACCACACCGTCGACGCCCGCACCCTGCCCGCCGACCGCGAGGAGATGGCGCAAGTCCTCGACGAGAACGCCGTCTTCGGCCGGGTCACCCCGCAGCAGAAGCGGGACATGGTCGCCGCCCTCCAGTCCCACGGCCACACGGTCGCCATGACCGGCGACGGCGTCAACGACGTCCTCGCCCTGAAGGACGCCGACATCGGCGTCTCCATGGGCTCCGGCTCCGAGGCCACCCGGGCCGTCGCCCAGATCGTCCTCCTGAACAACTCCTTCGCCACCCTGCCGTCGGTGGTCGCCGAGGGCCGCCGGGTCATCGGCAACATCACCCGGGTGGCGACCCTCTTCCTCACCAAGACGGTCTACTCGGTGCTCCTCGCCCTCCTGGTGGTCGTCAGCCAGATCGAGTACCCCTTCCTCCCGAGGCACCTCACCCTGCTCTCCACCCTGACCATCGGCGTCCCCGCCTTCTTCCTCGCCCTCGCCCCCAACAAGGAACGGGCGAAGCCGCACTTCGTCCGGCGGGTCATGCGGTACGCGATCCCCGGCGGCGTCGTCGCGGCGGCGGCCACCTTCACCACCTACCTCCTCGCCCGCCACCACTACACGGGCGCCGACGCCCTCGGCGCCGAGACCAGCGCCGCGACCCTCACCCTCTTCCTCGTCTCCATGTGGGTCCTCGCGATCATCGCCCGCCCCTACACCCTGTGGCGGCTCGTCCTCGTGGCCGCGATGGGCGGCGCCTTCCTGCTGGTCCTCGTCGTCCCCTGGCTCCAGGACTTCTTCGCCCTCAAGCTGGTCGGCACCACCATGCCCTGGACGGCCGTCGCCGTCGCCGCGGCGGGCGCCGCCGTCCTGGAGGTCGCCTGGCGCTGGGTCGACCGCAGGTTCCCCGCCTGA